A window from Salmo trutta chromosome 29, fSalTru1.1, whole genome shotgun sequence encodes these proteins:
- the LOC115167713 gene encoding protein LTO1 homolog, with the protein MSMVFHVEGYHEGFDEGTQQGMIDGWKHEASHGAKLSMEVSFYYGFGVTWKCLLQNNTHVKARKRLNALESILGLILKFPHEEPQYENLQENMEKVWAKFRLVCSLLNVPTDFSDYVKSGGSGGDILLKGTGNPQLEDLKGVP; encoded by the exons ATGTCCATGGT GTTCCATGTAGAGGGGTACCACGAGGGGTTCGATGAAGGCACGCAACAAGGAATGATTGATGGTTGGAAACATGAAGCATCACATGGCGCCAAGCTTTCAATGGAG GTTTCCTTCTATTATGGATTTGGAGTCACTTGGAAATGCCTTCTTCAAAACAACACACATGTGAAAGCCAG AAAAAGGCTGAATGCCTTGGAATCTATACTTGGGTTGATTCTGAAGTTTCCCCATGAAGAACCTCAATATGAAAATCTACAGGAAAACATGGAGAAGGTTTGGGCCAAGTTTAGACTG GTCTGCTCTCTGTTAAATGTGCCAACAGACTTCAGTGATTATGTGAAGTCTGGAGGGTCTGGGGGGGATATCCTTCTGAAGGGAACTGGCAACCCTCAGCTTGAGGATCTGAAGGGGGTTCCTTGA
- the ccnd1 gene encoding G1/S-specific cyclin-D1 — MEHQLLCCEVETIRRAYQDANLLNDRVLQTMLKAEENYLPSPNYFKCVQKEIIPKMRKIVATWMLEVCEEQKCEEEVFPLAMNYLDRFLSVEPTNKTRLQLLGATCMFLASKMKETVPLTAEKLCIYTDNSIRPSDLLQMELLTLNKLKWDLASVTPHDFIDHFLSKLPIHQNTKQILRKHAQTFVALCATDVKFIANPPSMIAAGSVAAAVQGLYLKSKDGALSSQNLTDFLSQVIRSDPDCLKSCQEQIESLLESSLRQAQQHNVSTETKRVEEDVDLSCTPTDVRDINI; from the exons ATGGAACACCAGCTGTTGTGCTGTGAAGTGGAAACCATCAGAAGAGCTTACCAAGACGCCAACTTACTAAATGACCGAGTTCTACAGACAATGCTCAAAGCAGAGGAAAATTACCTTCCGTCTCCGAATTACTTCAAGTGTGTCCAGAAAGAAATAATACCTAAAATGAGGAAAATTGTGGCTACATGGATGTTAGAG GTCTGCGAGGAACAGAAATGCGAGGAGGAGGTTTTTCCCCTGGCTATGAACTACTTGGATAGATTTTTGTCTGTGGAGCCCACAAATAAAACCAGATTACAACTCCTGGGAGCTACTTGTATGTTTTTGGCCTCAAAGATGAAGGAAACGGTCCCTTTAACTGCAGAGAAGTTGTGCATTTACACCGACAACTCCATCCGGCCCAGCGATCTATTG CAAATGGAACTACTGACTCTAAACAAGTTGAAGTGGGATCTAGCATCGGTAACACCTCACGATTTCATAGACCATTTCCTCTCCAAGCTACCAATCCATCAGAACACGAAGCAGATTCTGCGCAAGCATGCCCAGACATTCGTGGCTCTCTGTGCAACAG ATGTCAAATTCATCGCCAACCCTCCCTCCATGATCGCAGCGGGCAGTGTGGCAGCAGCGGTCCAGGGTCTGTACCTAAAGAGCAAAGATGGTGCACTGTCATCCCAGAACCTAACCGACTTTCTGTCCCAAGTCATCAGGAGTGACCCG gaCTGCCTGAAGTCGTGTCAGGAACAGATTGAGTCTCTGCTTGAGTCTAGTCTGAGACAGGCACAGCAACATAATGTCTCCACAGAAACAAAAAGGGTAGAGGAGGATGTGGACCTGTCCTGCACCCCTACAGACGTGAGGGACATTAACATTTGA